One stretch of Leadbetterella byssophila DSM 17132 DNA includes these proteins:
- a CDS encoding erythromycin esterase family protein: protein MVLLIASNAILYIINRTTSTKSTPNYDIESIFTKGIEEIDIDTFCAKVAEEIRDKPILLLGEQQHTDGATLLVKSKIVDLLRRKYNYEIVLMEGSFFYNNLLRDKILNNNSVNANDWDRALYTYWGLSDQTGLLRQTISNQKLDFRGFDYNYLTHSNLTGLSKYIKGYFGVDSLANYAFMYEILEKGLGPLYLFNSPYYRDRQDTCLNQIKRLTNIIKDKDSLDVQDKTMLLTLENLHDFFYANIYVPNYGNDRNMFRDSIMFKNVSYILNNFIEEDKKVIIWAANAHQMYEPLDNGYLPMGYRLKNKFKDKVYSVLFTSGVGKNNRADRVRSINPSSLKSIEHILHKQNKNFIYSTFKDDREIIMKFLGHQNISFHWQKAMDSFIYVDKMTPITFQNNSY, encoded by the coding sequence TTGGTTTTACTAATTGCTAGTAATGCCATTCTTTATATAATAAATAGAACCACATCAACCAAATCAACTCCAAACTATGATATAGAAAGTATTTTTACCAAGGGGATAGAAGAAATCGATATTGATACATTTTGTGCTAAAGTGGCTGAAGAAATAAGAGATAAACCGATTTTACTCTTAGGTGAACAGCAGCATACTGATGGGGCAACTCTCCTAGTTAAATCCAAAATAGTTGACCTGCTAAGAAGAAAGTATAATTACGAAATCGTCTTAATGGAAGGTTCATTTTTTTACAATAACCTACTTCGAGATAAAATATTAAATAACAACTCTGTCAATGCGAATGACTGGGATAGGGCCTTGTATACATATTGGGGTCTGTCTGACCAAACCGGTCTTTTGCGGCAGACAATTTCAAATCAAAAACTGGACTTTCGTGGATTTGACTATAATTATTTGACACATTCTAATCTTACAGGTTTATCAAAATATATTAAGGGATATTTCGGTGTAGATTCTCTGGCAAATTATGCATTTATGTATGAAATTCTAGAAAAGGGGTTGGGGCCTCTTTATCTTTTTAATTCTCCTTATTACAGAGACAGGCAAGACACATGCCTGAACCAAATTAAACGGCTTACTAATATAATTAAAGATAAGGATTCTCTTGATGTCCAGGATAAAACCATGCTGTTAACTCTAGAAAATTTGCATGATTTCTTTTATGCTAATATTTATGTACCGAATTATGGTAATGATAGAAATATGTTCCGGGATTCCATTATGTTTAAAAATGTAAGTTATATACTGAATAATTTTATAGAAGAAGATAAAAAAGTAATTATTTGGGCAGCCAATGCCCACCAGATGTATGAACCATTAGATAATGGCTATCTACCTATGGGGTATCGACTTAAAAATAAATTTAAAGACAAGGTTTATAGTGTTCTATTTACTTCTGGCGTTGGGAAAAATAATCGTGCCGATAGAGTTAGAAGTATCAACCCAAGCTCATTAAAAAGTATAGAGCATATTTTACACAAACAAAATAAGAACTTTATTTATAGTACGTTTAAAGATGACCGTGAAATCATAATGAAGTTTTTGGGTCATCAAAATATCTCTTTTCACTGGCAGAAGGCAATGGATAGTTTTATATATGTTGACAAAATGACCCCAATAACTTTTCAAAATAATTCATATTAA
- a CDS encoding nuclear transport factor 2 family protein translates to MAYYKLFLISLFISSALTACGQVNNSIKNENNTLNSKQMQDETILKPVKTLIEAMKAENAELIRAQFSETATQAYGADGIMKTAAETKKWIESDIIERQGKVANPEFTVISENEVVVKGQYSSRGYTNKANFLFTVENGLITSWRMRY, encoded by the coding sequence ATGGCTTATTACAAATTATTTTTAATCTCACTGTTTATTTCATCTGCACTTACAGCGTGTGGTCAGGTAAATAATAGTATAAAAAATGAAAATAACACTTTAAATTCAAAACAAATGCAAGACGAAACGATATTAAAACCTGTAAAAACTTTGATTGAAGCTATGAAAGCAGAAAATGCCGAACTAATCAGAGCTCAATTTTCAGAAACAGCAACCCAAGCGTATGGAGCTGATGGAATAATGAAAACAGCTGCAGAAACCAAAAAATGGATAGAAAGTGACATCATTGAGCGTCAAGGAAAAGTAGCAAATCCTGAGTTTACCGTAATTAGTGAAAATGAAGTGGTTGTAAAAGGACAATATTCAAGTCGTGGTTACACAAACAAAGCCAACTTTTTGTTCACCGTTGAGAACGGACTGATAACTAGTTGGAGAATGCGATATTAA
- a CDS encoding ABC transporter ATP-binding protein, with translation MIHINNLSFYYKKSSDGVKNVTLDFSKGKITGVIGANGSGKSTLFKLISGYIDVLPGKIFLEDIDITFDPILSKSKVSICFDSPSVLKPLTVNENMEYYNLLFKKPAETISDILEELNLTNFKNYPARKLSFGLTQRLNIATMLLRDTETLIFDEPLNGLDPQSITILRELFLRYKEKGKTLIVSAHLLAEIEKITDVVVILKEGRVVFNEVNPSKAHNMFFLAECENTSLNKIYLNNIGPYSESTRKLRICTRDIEGLEGMKVVSQTQQIEDIYNFLYQYD, from the coding sequence ATAATTCATATTAATAATTTATCCTTTTATTATAAGAAGTCATCTGATGGTGTAAAAAATGTTACACTAGACTTCTCCAAAGGTAAGATCACCGGAGTGATCGGAGCCAATGGGTCTGGAAAATCGACACTATTTAAGCTGATAAGTGGTTATATCGATGTATTACCAGGGAAAATATTTCTGGAAGATATAGATATTACTTTTGACCCGATATTAAGCAAGTCTAAAGTTTCGATCTGTTTTGATTCGCCGTCAGTTTTAAAGCCTCTGACGGTAAACGAAAACATGGAGTATTACAATCTACTCTTTAAAAAGCCCGCTGAAACCATTTCTGACATTCTTGAAGAGCTTAATCTTACCAACTTTAAGAACTACCCAGCGAGGAAGCTTTCGTTTGGTTTAACTCAAAGGTTAAATATAGCCACCATGCTTTTGCGGGATACAGAGACTTTAATTTTTGATGAACCTCTAAATGGTTTGGATCCGCAGAGTATCACCATACTCCGCGAGTTATTTTTACGGTACAAAGAAAAGGGAAAAACACTTATTGTTTCGGCCCATTTGCTTGCAGAGATAGAGAAAATTACAGATGTAGTAGTTATTCTCAAAGAAGGCCGTGTAGTTTTTAATGAAGTTAATCCGTCGAAAGCTCACAATATGTTTTTCTTGGCAGAATGTGAAAATACGTCATTGAACAAAATATATCTGAATAACATCGGGCCGTATTCTGAAAGCACTCGAAAACTTAGAATCTGTACCCGGGATATTGAAGGTTTAGAAGGGATGAAGGTAGTTTCACAAACGCAACAGATTGAAGACATATATAACTTTTTATACCAATATGATTAA
- a CDS encoding transposase, with the protein MNKIDNKLTECPFYGGERMTDYINYRYGLGVNVKRIRRLYILMALDTLMLKHGLSERCIPFPLFTQ; encoded by the coding sequence ATGAACAAAATTGATAATAAGTTGACGGAATGCCCTTTTTACGGGGGAGAACGTATGACCGATTATATCAATTATAGGTATGGACTAGGAGTAAATGTAAAACGTATCCGCCGGCTGTATATATTGATGGCTCTGGATACATTGATGCTTAAGCACGGATTAAGCGAAAGATGCATTCCTTTTCCCCTATTTACTCAATAA
- the tnpA gene encoding IS66 family insertion sequence element accessory protein TnpA — translation MLSLVEDWKVSGLPQKAFGLLHGINVSTLRYWVAKSKEQEAGSRGFMPSGSAVKGEQIEIIYPTGVRLKVPRDFSLISQLIRL, via the coding sequence ATGCTTTCGCTGGTTGAGGATTGGAAAGTGAGCGGATTGCCCCAAAAAGCATTTGGCCTATTGCACGGGATCAACGTTTCGACCTTGCGTTACTGGGTCGCCAAGTCCAAGGAACAGGAAGCCGGTAGCAGAGGTTTTATGCCCTCCGGATCAGCTGTGAAAGGGGAACAAATAGAGATTATCTATCCTACAGGGGTGAGGCTGAAAGTACCGCGCGATTTTTCTCTGATATCGCAGCTTATCCGATTGTAG
- a CDS encoding DDE-type integrase/transposase/recombinase yields the protein MQSGFMRAAFRYKFAIIDVHSRNILGWGTSNTMSVSWMIEVLESSIREYGKPEIFNSDQGSQFTSLKFVSLLKNHKIKPYMDGEGRTLDNVLIERYWRSYKYEYLFLNPPKDAWELFSETEKYVKFYNKERRHEALERLTTPNEVYFNYRKLPNVS from the coding sequence ATGCAAAGTGGCTTTATGCGGGCGGCGTTCCGCTATAAATTTGCAATCATTGATGTTCATTCTCGTAATATTCTAGGCTGGGGAACTTCTAACACAATGAGCGTATCCTGGATGATTGAGGTACTTGAATCGAGTATACGAGAATACGGGAAACCCGAAATATTCAACTCGGACCAGGGAAGCCAATTTACCAGTCTAAAGTTCGTCAGCTTGCTCAAAAATCACAAAATAAAACCATATATGGACGGAGAAGGGAGGACTCTGGACAACGTTTTAATCGAGCGATATTGGAGGAGTTATAAGTACGAATATCTCTTCCTGAATCCTCCAAAAGATGCATGGGAATTATTCTCTGAAACGGAAAAATATGTGAAATTTTATAACAAAGAAAGAAGGCATGAGGCTCTTGAACGCCTTACTACTCCCAATGAAGTATATTTTAACTATAGAAAACTACCAAATGTTTCTTAA
- a CDS encoding DDE-type integrase/transposase/recombinase → MQSGFMRAALRYKFAIIDVYSRKILGWGTTNTMNVTCMMEVLESAIRKYGKPEIFNSDQGSQFTSLKFVSLLKKHKINSLWTEKGGLWTTFSSSDIGGVTSTNISS, encoded by the coding sequence ATGCAAAGTGGCTTTATGCGGGCGGCGCTCCGGTACAAGTTTGCTATAATAGATGTATACTCCCGCAAAATCTTGGGCTGGGGGACTACCAACACCATGAACGTAACCTGTATGATGGAGGTACTTGAATCAGCTATCCGAAAATACGGAAAACCTGAAATTTTCAACTCGGATCAAGGTAGCCAGTTCACCAGTCTAAAGTTCGTCAGCTTGCTCAAAAAGCACAAAATAAACAGTCTATGGACGGAAAAGGGAGGGCTCTGGACAACGTTTTCATCGAGCGATATTGGAGGAGTTACAAGTACGAATATCTCTTCCTGA
- a CDS encoding DoxX family protein encodes MILKIINSVLILFAVFMGTKHGWNMLTAKPEMLEMFGKWDFSKNAVVINGAVTLLASVLILFPKTFVWGNFLMAAGILMIICLQLLNKDLKGVATEIPFLVLNLVIIYLQHPLKNN; translated from the coding sequence ATGATACTAAAAATAATAAACTCCGTTCTAATCCTTTTTGCCGTGTTTATGGGAACGAAACACGGTTGGAATATGCTTACTGCTAAACCCGAAATGTTGGAAATGTTCGGCAAATGGGATTTTAGTAAAAATGCTGTTGTCATCAATGGAGCAGTAACATTACTAGCTTCGGTTTTGATATTATTTCCCAAAACTTTCGTATGGGGAAATTTCCTGATGGCAGCTGGAATATTGATGATTATCTGTCTTCAATTATTGAACAAAGACCTAAAAGGTGTAGCCACAGAAATACCTTTTTTGGTACTCAACTTAGTAATTATCTATTTACAACATCCTTTAAAAAATAATTAA
- a CDS encoding dihydrofolate reductase family protein → MRKISLFIATSLDGYIAKPNDDLSFLKLVEKEGEDYGYAAFTNTIDTLIIGRRTYDYVLNEIGSSHYDNGQRDVYVITRNQRPKVGRTTFYTGNLSELVKQLKSEKGKNIYCDGGAEVINELLKHDLIDEFIISVIPVLLGNGTRLFKDGRPEQTLEFVQAKTFETGLMQLHYIRKR, encoded by the coding sequence ATGCGAAAAATATCACTTTTTATTGCAACAAGTTTAGACGGCTACATTGCAAAACCTAATGACGACCTTAGTTTTTTAAAACTCGTTGAAAAAGAAGGAGAAGACTACGGTTATGCAGCGTTTACAAACACAATAGACACGTTAATTATTGGCAGGAGAACCTACGATTATGTTCTTAACGAAATCGGTTCTTCTCACTACGACAACGGACAAAGAGATGTTTATGTCATTACAAGAAATCAAAGACCAAAGGTAGGCAGAACAACTTTTTACACAGGAAACTTATCTGAATTGGTCAAACAACTAAAATCTGAAAAAGGAAAAAATATCTATTGTGATGGTGGTGCAGAAGTAATAAATGAACTTTTGAAACACGATTTAATAGACGAATTTATAATTTCGGTTATACCTGTTCTATTAGGCAATGGAACACGACTTTTTAAAGACGGAAGACCCGAACAAACACTTGAATTTGTTCAAGCAAAAACATTTGAAACAGGGTTAATGCAACTGCATTACATACGAAAAAGATAA
- the tnpB gene encoding IS66 family insertion sequence element accessory protein TnpB (TnpB, as the term is used for proteins encoded by IS66 family insertion elements, is considered an accessory protein, since TnpC, encoded by a neighboring gene, is a DDE family transposase.), protein MFSLGSWHRFYLYDGHCDMRKSFDGLCGLVVSVMQRQPTSGEVFVFLNRSRTHIKLLHWERGGFVLYYKRLEQGTFGRSALKKGEVLPISWTAFIQY, encoded by the coding sequence ATGTTTTCATTAGGTTCTTGGCACCGTTTTTATTTATATGATGGCCATTGCGATATGCGAAAATCATTCGATGGGCTTTGTGGATTGGTTGTTTCGGTGATGCAACGCCAGCCTACCAGCGGCGAAGTGTTCGTTTTCCTGAACCGTAGCCGTACCCACATCAAACTGCTACACTGGGAGCGAGGCGGCTTTGTGCTCTACTACAAACGATTGGAGCAGGGTACTTTTGGTAGATCTGCACTTAAAAAAGGAGAAGTACTCCCCATATCTTGGACAGCATTTATTCAATATTAA
- a CDS encoding SDR family oxidoreductase yields the protein MARNDLKGKVVLIAGGAKNLGGLLSRDFASKGAKVAIHYNSNSTKADAEKTLADITNAGGEVFLFQADLTDVKNITKLFDATIEKFGGVDIAINTVGKVLKKPFVDTTEEEYDIMSDINAKVAYFFIQEAGKKLNDNGKINTIVTSLLAAFTGYYSTYAGAKAPVEHFTRAASKEFGSRGISVTAVAPGPMDTPFFYGQESDDAVAYHKQASDLGGLTDIKDIAPLVEFLVTDGWWITGQTIFANGGYTTR from the coding sequence ATGGCAAGAAACGATTTAAAAGGAAAAGTGGTTCTTATTGCAGGTGGTGCAAAAAATTTAGGAGGGTTATTGAGCCGTGATTTTGCAAGCAAGGGAGCAAAAGTAGCGATTCATTACAACAGTAATAGCACAAAAGCGGATGCCGAAAAAACTTTAGCTGACATTACGAATGCTGGTGGAGAAGTATTTTTGTTTCAAGCAGATTTAACGGATGTAAAAAATATTACTAAACTATTTGATGCTACCATCGAAAAATTCGGAGGTGTTGATATTGCAATCAATACCGTAGGTAAAGTGCTAAAAAAACCTTTCGTAGATACAACCGAAGAAGAATATGACATTATGAGCGACATCAATGCAAAAGTGGCGTATTTCTTTATTCAGGAAGCAGGAAAAAAACTGAACGATAACGGAAAAATCAACACGATTGTTACTTCACTATTGGCCGCATTTACAGGATATTATTCTACATATGCAGGTGCAAAAGCTCCGGTAGAACATTTTACAAGAGCAGCTTCTAAAGAGTTTGGTTCTCGTGGAATTTCTGTAACAGCTGTTGCTCCTGGACCAATGGATACACCATTCTTTTATGGACAAGAAAGTGATGATGCCGTAGCTTATCATAAACAAGCTTCTGATTTAGGCGGATTGACCGATATTAAAGACATCGCTCCGTTGGTAGAATTTTTGGTAACTGACGGTTGGTGGATTACTGGACAAACCATTTTTGCAAACGGTGGTTACACAACGAGATAA
- a CDS encoding helix-turn-helix domain-containing protein: protein MKYEKVKPYRELEPFIHFYWELKGNERGTQWERVFPDGCAGIVMNLGDTCLTDNGMTKMEFGKTYVVGAMTSFKDSFIDNDTHLIGVCLKPATFANFYSYTSQNELTNDTIEFEKSNSFNIDKTLKAPFDYFNHFFSERINSKHNPLQSVINDIHSTNGQISIYELSKRNFTTVRQLERNFKRLIGLSPKEYSNIIRFQNALNTIKNSNDNRSLLDIAFECGYYDHSHLTNEIKRNTGLLPSQL, encoded by the coding sequence ATGAAGTACGAAAAAGTTAAGCCTTACAGAGAATTAGAACCCTTTATTCATTTCTATTGGGAGCTAAAAGGAAACGAACGTGGGACGCAATGGGAAAGGGTTTTTCCAGATGGTTGTGCAGGTATTGTAATGAATTTGGGAGATACTTGCTTGACTGACAACGGTATGACTAAAATGGAATTTGGGAAAACATATGTTGTTGGTGCAATGACTTCATTTAAAGACAGCTTTATTGATAACGATACACATCTAATAGGTGTGTGTCTAAAACCTGCAACTTTTGCAAATTTTTATAGCTATACTTCACAAAATGAATTGACCAACGACACTATTGAGTTTGAAAAATCTAATTCCTTTAATATTGATAAAACCCTCAAAGCCCCGTTCGATTATTTTAACCATTTTTTTTCCGAAAGAATAAATAGCAAACACAATCCATTACAATCGGTTATTAATGATATACACTCAACAAACGGACAAATAAGCATTTACGAACTGTCAAAACGAAATTTCACAACTGTAAGACAATTAGAGAGAAATTTTAAAAGGCTCATTGGCTTATCCCCAAAAGAATATTCAAATATTATTCGCTTTCAGAATGCTTTGAATACAATCAAAAATTCAAATGACAATCGTAGCTTGTTAGATATTGCTTTTGAATGTGGCTATTATGACCATTCACATCTTACCAACGAAATCAAACGAAACACAGGACTTTTGCCATCGCAACTTTAA
- a CDS encoding transposase produces the protein MSNNLEVDIKRERRRFSADFKAKVALEAIKERSTVLQISSKFKISPAQVTKWKHEFLERAITVFEKEVPDQRKRSKNFTPKSGSFRCRLTF, from the coding sequence ATAAGTAATAACTTAGAGGTTGATATAAAAAGAGAACGACGTAGATTTTCGGCTGATTTCAAAGCCAAGGTAGCCTTAGAGGCCATCAAAGAACGAAGTACAGTACTTCAGATTTCCAGTAAATTTAAAATCTCGCCGGCACAGGTGACAAAATGGAAGCACGAATTCTTAGAGCGAGCCATAACGGTTTTTGAGAAAGAGGTTCCGGATCAGAGAAAAAGGAGCAAGAACTTTACTCCAAAATCAGGGAGCTTCAGGTGCAGGTTGACTTTTTAA
- a CDS encoding integrase core domain-containing protein has translation MDGKGRALDNVFIERYWRSYKYEYLFLNPPKDAWELFSETEKYVKFYNKERRHEALERLTPNEVYFNYRKLPNVS, from the coding sequence ATGGACGGAAAAGGGAGGGCTCTGGACAACGTTTTCATCGAGCGATATTGGAGGAGTTACAAGTACGAATATCTCTTCCTGAATCCTCCAAAAGATGCATGGGAATTATTCTCTGAAACGGAAAAATATGTGAAATTTTATAACAAAGAAAGAAGGCATGAGGCTCTTGAACGCCTTACTCCTAACGAAGTATATTTTAACTATAGAAAACTACCAAATGTTTCTTAA